The following proteins are co-located in the Dermacentor albipictus isolate Rhodes 1998 colony unplaced genomic scaffold, USDA_Dalb.pri_finalv2 scaffold_22, whole genome shotgun sequence genome:
- the LOC135915768 gene encoding uncharacterized protein, whose amino-acid sequence MPCSNVNCCVVNCHSTYANSPGTSFFRFPSKPYEAKRRERWIALVRRQNKDGAGWRPTPYTKICSKHFVGGVKVNEEGHPAYYPSIFPAPYRAAPGPLSEDRYVKKRRQEQRMLLDKQTAEVHGQAAEAAANVHGKSVEAIILEAQAASSDNSPVSSDSSQGALFDSGLRFVHVSTMTEDGHSSFSSEFIFTSELTDKYASCYISHKEVCTTGVGRCSTTFIDKSCGPLYIQPIFAGHGSVNEDEEKFHSLTAVSFNIFALLLSVLPPTRRAVNELCIEDKLLLCLMKLRHGMPFSVLGALFDVHRTTAARIFKGMLVNLNVATKNWVYWPSRNLIQSTMPPAFKEHYPSCGVIIDCTELETNPKWSGKTEPMVFTLQE is encoded by the exons ATGCCGTGTTCTAACGTGAATTGCTGCGTTGTGAATTGCCACAGCACCTACGCGAACTCGCCTGGAACAAGTTTTTTTAGGTTCCCCAGCAAGCCGTACGAAGCAAAGCGACGGGAACGCTGGATTGCTCTTGTCCGACGACAGAA CAAGGACGGCGCCGGCTGGCGACCTACTCCATACACAAAGATCTGCAGCAAACACTTTGTGGGCGGTGTAAAGGTGAATGAAGAGGGGCATCCAGCCTACTACCCCTCCATATTTCCTGCTCCATACAGGGCAGCACCTGGCCCACTCTCTGAAGACCGCTATGTCAA GAAAAGAAGGCAAGAGCAAAGGATGCTGCTGGACAAGCAGACTGCTGAGGTGCATGGACAAGCAGCTGAAGCG GCTGCTAATGTACACGGGAAAAGTGTGGAGGCCATAATTCTGGAGGCTCAAGCTGCTAGCAGCGACAACAGTCCAGTGTCTTCTGACAGCAGTCAAGGCGCTCTCTTTGATTCTGGCCTGCGATTCGTTCAC GTGTCAACAATGACAGAAGATGGACACTCGTCCTTCAGCAGTGAATTCATCTTCACTTCTGAGTTGACCGATAAATATGCATCATGTTATATTAGCCACAAGGAGGTGTGCACTACAGGCGTGGGAAGATGTAGCACTACATTTATTGACAAAAGCTGTGGGCCTTTATATATACAACCCATTTTCGCTGGTCACGGCTCAGTTAATGAAGATGAAGAGAAGTTTCATTCTTTAACAGCTGTCAGTTTTAACATTTTTGCTCTTCTTTTAAGCGTTTTGCCACCCACGAGGAGGGCCGTGAACGAGTTGTGCATTGAGGACAAACTTCTGTTATGTCTGATGAAGTTGAGGCATGGCATGCCATTTTCTGTCCTTGGAGCTCTTTTTGATGTGCACAGAACTACAGCAGCACGAATCTTCAAGGGAATGCTCGTGAATTTGAATGTGGCCACAAAAAATTGGGTCTACTGGCCGTCACGAAATCTTATTCAGTCAACTATGCCACCTGCATTCAAGGAGCACTACCCAAGTTGTGGAGTAATTATTGACTGCACGGAGCTTGAAACAAATCCCAAATGGAGTGGAAAAACAGAACCTATGGTATTCACATTACAAGAGTAG